A region of Jannaschia sp. W003 DNA encodes the following proteins:
- a CDS encoding patatin-like phospholipase family protein → MSRPSVNLALQGGGAHGAFTWGVLDRLLRDDGVDVAAISGTSAGALNGAAMKAGLARGSREAARENLDWLWGEVGALRDERLAPWLEAFSPLAVSYAIEGSPGYQWFDMVSRGISPYATPAAGEHALRRLVERLRFEDVCAADRGPRLFVGATNVRTGKIRLFTGAEITPEAILASACLPTLFPAVEIGGEHYWDGGYTGNPALFPLFEPDLPRDVLIVNINPLERPELPVTARDIQNRINEISFNTSLLRELRAIAFVQRLVRAGTVPAGAMKDVLVHMIADDPLMRQLSVATKVVPSAVVIHQLRAAGERAADAFLSENGDSIGQASTVDLAAMFA, encoded by the coding sequence TTGAGCCGCCCCTCCGTCAACCTCGCCCTCCAGGGCGGCGGCGCCCACGGTGCCTTCACCTGGGGGGTGCTCGACCGCCTCCTGCGGGACGATGGCGTGGACGTCGCCGCGATCTCCGGCACCTCCGCGGGGGCGCTGAACGGCGCGGCGATGAAGGCCGGCCTCGCCCGCGGCTCGCGCGAGGCGGCGCGCGAGAACCTCGACTGGCTCTGGGGCGAGGTCGGCGCGCTGCGCGACGAGCGCCTCGCCCCTTGGCTGGAGGCCTTCTCTCCGCTCGCGGTGTCCTACGCCATCGAGGGCTCGCCTGGCTACCAGTGGTTCGACATGGTCTCGCGCGGGATCTCGCCCTACGCCACGCCGGCCGCGGGCGAGCACGCCCTGCGCCGTCTCGTGGAGCGCCTGCGCTTCGAGGACGTCTGCGCCGCCGATCGCGGCCCCCGCCTCTTCGTCGGGGCGACCAACGTGCGGACCGGCAAGATCCGCCTCTTCACGGGCGCCGAGATCACCCCCGAAGCCATCCTCGCATCGGCCTGCCTGCCCACGCTGTTTCCGGCCGTGGAGATCGGCGGCGAGCACTACTGGGACGGCGGCTACACCGGCAACCCGGCGCTGTTCCCGCTGTTCGAGCCCGACCTGCCGCGCGACGTGCTGATCGTGAACATCAACCCGCTGGAGCGTCCCGAGCTGCCCGTCACCGCGCGCGACATCCAGAACCGCATCAACGAGATCAGCTTCAACACCTCGCTCCTGCGCGAGCTGCGCGCCATCGCCTTCGTGCAGCGCCTCGTGCGCGCGGGCACCGTGCCGGCGGGCGCCATGAAGGACGTGCTGGTGCACATGATCGCCGACGATCCCCTGATGCGCCAGCTCTCGGTGGCGACGAAGGTGGTGCCCTCCGCGGTGGTGATCCACCAGCTGCGCGCCGCGGGCGAGCGGGCGGCGGACGCCTTCCTGTCCGAGAACGGGGACAGCATCGGGCAGGCCTCCACCGTGGACCTCGCGGCGATGTTCGCTTGA
- a CDS encoding DUF1330 domain-containing protein, with product MPKAYWIAHVTVTDPDPYALYAKGATAAFERFGARVLARGGEVVGLEGESRPRNVVIEFPDMATARACYDSEEYQAARRHREGAGDAQIMLLEGV from the coding sequence ATGCCCAAGGCTTACTGGATCGCCCACGTGACCGTGACGGACCCGGACCCCTACGCGCTCTACGCCAAGGGGGCGACGGCGGCGTTCGAGCGGTTCGGTGCCAGGGTGCTCGCCCGGGGCGGCGAGGTCGTGGGGCTCGAGGGCGAGAGCCGGCCCCGCAACGTGGTGATCGAGTTCCCCGACATGGCGACGGCGCGGGCTTGCTACGACAGCGAGGAGTACCAGGCCGCGCGCCGGCACCGGGAGGGGGCGGGGGACGCGCAAATCATGTTGCTGGAGGGGGTCTGA
- a CDS encoding NAD(P)-dependent oxidoreductase: MTEAMRLDGIRAGRLGEEDLARNFDDLHPRFDPHEAAVAADRCYFCFDAPCVTACPTAIDIPLFIRQIQTGQPEAAAKTIFDQNILGGMCGRVCPVETLCQEACVREAAEGKPVEIGRLQRYATDAMMERGEHPYARAPETGKRIAVVGAGPAGLAAAHRLAMHGHAVTLYDAKPKPGGLNEYGIAQYKTPHGYAQAEVDWLLKIGGIAVETGRAIGDGLTLQQLRADFDAVFLGIGLAGVGRLGLEGEEAAGAENAVDFIAALRQQDDLTQLPIGRHVVVIGGGMTAVDAAVQSKLLGADTVTIAYRRDRAQMPASRWEQDLAASHGVRLMFGVAPKALEAEGGRLRGVVLDVLNPDMTATGETVTVRADQMFRAIGQRLEAVEGLALDGGKIAVDAAGRTSLDGVWAGGDCAAGGEDLTVTAVAQGRDAAEAIHAALTGARPAANRPAIGEPLRGIDAPPHGQAPHDRMPVPSGGGR; the protein is encoded by the coding sequence ATGACCGAGGCGATGCGACTGGACGGCATCCGGGCCGGGCGGCTGGGCGAGGAGGACCTCGCGCGGAACTTCGACGACCTCCATCCCCGCTTCGATCCCCACGAGGCGGCCGTGGCCGCGGACCGCTGCTACTTCTGCTTCGACGCCCCCTGCGTCACCGCCTGCCCCACGGCGATCGACATCCCGCTCTTCATCCGCCAGATCCAGACCGGCCAGCCCGAGGCGGCGGCCAAGACCATCTTCGACCAGAACATCCTCGGCGGCATGTGCGGCCGGGTCTGCCCCGTGGAGACGCTGTGCCAGGAGGCCTGCGTGCGCGAGGCCGCGGAAGGCAAGCCGGTCGAGATCGGCCGCCTCCAGCGCTACGCCACCGACGCCATGATGGAACGCGGCGAGCACCCCTACGCCCGCGCGCCCGAGACCGGGAAGCGGATCGCCGTGGTCGGCGCCGGCCCCGCGGGCCTCGCCGCCGCGCACCGGCTGGCGATGCACGGGCACGCCGTCACTCTCTACGACGCTAAGCCCAAGCCCGGCGGGCTCAACGAGTACGGCATCGCCCAGTACAAGACGCCCCACGGCTACGCGCAGGCCGAGGTGGATTGGCTCCTCAAGATCGGGGGCATCGCCGTGGAGACGGGCCGCGCCATCGGAGACGGGCTGACGCTCCAGCAGCTTCGCGCGGACTTCGACGCGGTGTTCCTCGGGATCGGCCTCGCCGGGGTCGGACGCCTCGGGCTGGAGGGCGAGGAGGCCGCGGGCGCCGAGAACGCCGTCGACTTCATCGCCGCCCTGCGCCAGCAGGACGACCTCACGCAGCTGCCCATCGGCCGCCACGTCGTGGTGATCGGCGGCGGCATGACGGCCGTCGATGCGGCCGTGCAGTCCAAGTTGCTCGGCGCCGACACCGTGACCATCGCCTACCGCCGCGACCGCGCCCAGATGCCCGCGAGCCGCTGGGAGCAGGATCTGGCCGCGTCGCACGGCGTGCGCCTGATGTTCGGCGTGGCCCCGAAGGCGCTGGAGGCCGAGGGCGGGCGCCTGCGCGGCGTGGTGCTCGACGTGCTGAACCCCGACATGACCGCCACCGGCGAGACCGTCACCGTTCGCGCCGACCAGATGTTCCGCGCCATCGGCCAGCGGCTGGAGGCGGTGGAAGGCCTCGCCCTCGACGGCGGCAAGATCGCCGTCGATGCCGCGGGCCGCACCTCGCTCGACGGCGTCTGGGCGGGCGGCGACTGCGCCGCGGGCGGCGAGGACCTCACCGTCACCGCGGTGGCGCAAGGCCGCGACGCCGCCGAGGCGATCCACGCCGCGCTCACCGGCGCCCGGCCGGCCGCCAACCGCCCCGCGATCGGCGAGCCCCTGCGCGGCATCGACGCCCCGCCTCATGGCCAGGCGCCCCATGATCGGATGCCCGTGCCCTCGGGCGGAGGGCGCTGA
- the preA gene encoding NAD-dependent dihydropyrimidine dehydrogenase subunit PreA, producing MADLSADFVGIRSPNPFWLASAPPTDKEYNVRRAFEAGWGGVVWKTLGAEGPPVVNVNGPRYGAIHGADRRLLGLNNIELITDRPLEVNLREMKAVKRDYPDRALIASIMVPCEEEAWRAILPRVEETGADGIELNFGCPHGMSERGMGSAVGQVPEYIEMVARWCKQYTRMPVIVKLTPNITDIRKPAAAAKRGGADAVSLINTINSITSVDLDSFAPEPTIDGKGSHGGYCGPAVKPIALSMVSEIARAEETRGLPISGIGGVTTWRDAAEYIALSCGNVQVCTAAMTYGFGIIKELTAGLERYMDEKGYASIEDFRGRAVSNVTDWKHLNLNYVTKARIDQDLCIKCGRCYAACEDTSHQAIGVGPGRTFEVIDAECVACNLCVDVCPVEDCITMERLAPGTVDPRTGRTVEAEPADWTTHPNNPATRVAAE from the coding sequence ATGGCCGACCTTTCCGCCGACTTCGTGGGCATTCGCTCCCCCAATCCGTTCTGGCTGGCCTCGGCGCCGCCCACCGACAAGGAGTACAACGTCCGTCGCGCCTTCGAGGCCGGATGGGGCGGCGTGGTCTGGAAGACGCTGGGGGCCGAGGGCCCGCCGGTCGTCAACGTCAACGGCCCCCGCTACGGCGCGATCCACGGCGCCGACCGCCGCCTGCTCGGCCTCAACAACATCGAGCTGATCACCGACCGCCCGCTGGAGGTGAACCTGCGCGAGATGAAGGCGGTCAAGCGCGACTACCCCGACCGAGCGCTGATCGCCTCGATCATGGTGCCCTGCGAGGAGGAGGCCTGGCGCGCCATCCTGCCCCGCGTCGAGGAGACCGGCGCCGACGGGATCGAGCTGAACTTCGGCTGCCCGCACGGCATGTCCGAGCGCGGCATGGGCTCGGCGGTGGGCCAGGTGCCCGAGTACATCGAGATGGTCGCCCGCTGGTGCAAGCAGTACACCCGCATGCCCGTGATCGTGAAGCTGACCCCCAACATCACCGACATCCGCAAGCCCGCCGCGGCGGCGAAGCGCGGGGGCGCGGATGCGGTGTCGCTGATCAACACGATCAACTCGATCACCTCCGTGGACCTCGACAGCTTCGCGCCCGAGCCGACCATCGACGGCAAGGGCTCCCACGGCGGCTACTGCGGCCCGGCGGTGAAGCCCATCGCCCTGAGCATGGTCTCCGAGATCGCCCGCGCCGAGGAGACGCGCGGCCTTCCCATCTCGGGCATCGGCGGCGTGACCACCTGGCGCGACGCGGCCGAGTACATCGCCCTGTCGTGCGGCAACGTGCAGGTCTGCACCGCGGCGATGACCTACGGATTCGGCATCATCAAGGAGCTGACGGCGGGCCTCGAGCGATACATGGACGAGAAGGGCTATGCCTCAATCGAGGACTTCCGCGGCCGCGCCGTGTCCAACGTCACCGACTGGAAGCACCTCAATCTCAACTACGTGACCAAGGCACGGATCGACCAGGATCTCTGCATCAAGTGCGGCCGCTGCTACGCCGCCTGCGAGGACACCAGCCACCAGGCCATCGGGGTCGGCCCCGGCCGCACCTTCGAGGTGATCGACGCCGAATGCGTGGCCTGCAACCTGTGCGTCGACGTCTGCCCCGTGGAGGACTGCATCACCATGGAGCGCCTCGCGCCCGGCACCGTCGACCCGCGCACGGGCCGCACCGTGGAGGCCGAGCCGGCGGACTGGACCACGCACCCGAACAACCCGGCGACGCGCGTGGCCGCGGAGTAG
- a CDS encoding VPLPA-CTERM sorting domain-containing protein, protein MRRLLPVILASFALPSAAVAATTMSGSSDIVFVGAPAGGNAVGAAPARASGVAGSAKRGGASSSSVAGPVGRTASLGASGSAGAGGGRGASGGGSGGAGASGGANPVAALASSGAGTVGTIASGGAGSIGALASGGVAQSRASDPDSDGPVGGETPSDVAGAGNGSGLTAPVDLLLGGLAGGPTAATPNPAELEIGSAAPRDAGVLAPLLQQVAFVGGDAAAADPVQDVVPTPVPMQAVLGTMDDAGLFKDAGSLSASVSQASIVGFSPVPLPASAFLLLGAFGTLLVARRRRTAATA, encoded by the coding sequence ATGAGACGTCTGCTGCCCGTGATCCTCGCATCGTTCGCCCTGCCGTCCGCGGCGGTGGCGGCGACGACCATGTCCGGCTCCTCCGACATCGTGTTCGTGGGCGCACCGGCGGGTGGGAACGCCGTCGGCGCCGCACCCGCCCGGGCGTCCGGAGTGGCAGGGTCCGCGAAGCGCGGCGGCGCGTCGTCCTCCTCGGTGGCGGGCCCCGTGGGCCGGACCGCCAGCCTGGGCGCCTCCGGCTCTGCGGGAGCGGGCGGAGGCCGCGGCGCGAGTGGTGGCGGTTCGGGCGGAGCGGGCGCTTCGGGTGGGGCCAACCCCGTGGCTGCGCTCGCCTCGAGCGGCGCCGGGACCGTCGGGACCATCGCTTCGGGCGGCGCGGGTTCGATCGGGGCGCTCGCTTCGGGTGGCGTCGCGCAGTCCCGTGCCAGCGATCCTGACAGCGACGGGCCCGTTGGCGGCGAGACCCCCTCCGATGTCGCGGGGGCAGGCAACGGCTCGGGTCTGACCGCGCCGGTCGACCTGCTCCTCGGTGGTCTCGCCGGCGGGCCGACCGCCGCCACGCCGAACCCGGCGGAGCTGGAAATCGGCTCGGCCGCCCCCCGCGACGCGGGCGTGCTGGCGCCGCTCCTGCAGCAGGTCGCCTTCGTCGGCGGCGATGCGGCAGCCGCGGACCCGGTGCAGGACGTGGTGCCCACCCCCGTGCCGATGCAGGCCGTGCTCGGCACGATGGACGACGCCGGGTTGTTCAAGGACGCGGGCTCGCTCTCGGCATCGGTCTCGCAGGCCTCGATCGTTGGCTTCTCGCCGGTTCCGCTGCCGGCGTCGGCGTTCCTGCTGCTCGGCGCGTTCGGCACGCTCCTCGTCGCGAGACGGCGCCGGACCGCCGCCACGGCCTGA
- a CDS encoding TetR family transcriptional regulator C-terminal domain-containing protein: MDDSGGGTRIQRRNRARILDAAIEVFAAEGFRGATLDGLAKAAGLSKPNLLYYFASKEAVYVALLDTLLDTWLDPLRALDADGEPMAEMLAYVHRKLELARDYPRESRLFAGEILRGAPMLESELRDLRAMVDEKAAVIAGWMEAGRLARLDPHHLVFSIWALTQHYADFEAQVRAVLGRNRDPWSEAEQELEVHFRRVLAP; this comes from the coding sequence ATGGACGACAGCGGCGGGGGCACTCGCATCCAGCGGCGCAACCGGGCGCGCATCCTCGACGCCGCCATCGAGGTGTTCGCGGCCGAGGGCTTTCGGGGCGCCACCCTCGACGGGCTGGCCAAGGCGGCCGGGCTGTCGAAGCCTAACCTCCTCTACTACTTCGCGTCCAAGGAGGCGGTGTACGTCGCCCTCCTCGACACGCTCCTCGACACTTGGCTCGATCCGCTGCGGGCACTGGATGCCGACGGCGAGCCGATGGCCGAGATGCTGGCCTACGTGCATCGCAAGCTGGAGCTCGCGCGCGACTACCCCCGCGAATCGCGCCTCTTCGCGGGCGAGATCCTGCGCGGCGCGCCGATGCTGGAGTCGGAGCTGCGCGACCTGCGGGCGATGGTCGACGAGAAGGCGGCCGTGATCGCGGGGTGGATGGAGGCGGGGCGCCTCGCGCGGCTCGACCCGCATCACCTCGTGTTCTCGATCTGGGCGCTGACGCAGCACTACGCAGATTTCGAGGCCCAGGTGCGCGCGGTGCTGGGCCGAAACCGCGACCCCTGGAGCGAGGCGGAGCAGGAGCTGGAGGTACATTTCCGGCGGGTGCTGGCGCCGTAG
- a CDS encoding Zn-dependent hydrolase yields the protein MDGAHGSNLRIDAERLWDSLMEMAKIGPGVAGGNNRQTLTDADSEGRALFQRWCEAAGCTMGVDAIGNMFARREGTEDLPAVYVGSHLDTQPTGGKYDGVLGVLGGLEVVRTLNDLNVKTRRPIVVVNWTNEEGTRFAPAMLASGVFAGVHTQGWCEDRTDAEGKRFGDELDRIGWRGAEEVGARRDDIHAMFELHIEQGPILEAEDVDIGVVTHGQGLSWTQVTVTGKDSHTGSTPMPMRRDAGLGMARILEAVNAIALSHAPHAVGAAGHIDVHPNSRNVIPGKVVFTVDFRSPDLAVIEDMEARLKAEAERICGEMGLGVELEKVGGFDPVAFDEGCVAAVRAAAERLGHSHRDIISGAGHDACWINRVAPTAMIMCPCVDGLSHNEAEEISREWAQAGTDVLLGAVLESAEVVS from the coding sequence ATGGACGGCGCGCACGGGAGCAACCTTCGGATCGACGCCGAGCGGCTGTGGGACAGCCTCATGGAGATGGCGAAGATCGGCCCCGGCGTGGCGGGCGGCAACAACCGCCAGACCCTGACCGACGCCGACTCCGAGGGCCGCGCCCTGTTCCAACGCTGGTGCGAGGCCGCGGGCTGCACCATGGGCGTGGATGCCATCGGCAACATGTTCGCCCGCCGCGAGGGCACCGAGGACCTGCCGGCGGTCTATGTCGGCTCGCACCTCGACACCCAGCCCACGGGCGGCAAGTACGACGGCGTGCTCGGCGTGCTCGGCGGGCTGGAGGTCGTGCGGACCCTCAACGACCTGAACGTGAAGACCCGCCGCCCCATCGTGGTGGTCAACTGGACCAACGAGGAGGGCACTCGCTTCGCCCCCGCCATGCTGGCCTCGGGCGTGTTCGCCGGGGTCCACACGCAAGGGTGGTGCGAGGACCGCACCGACGCCGAAGGCAAACGCTTCGGCGACGAACTAGACCGCATCGGCTGGCGCGGCGCCGAGGAGGTGGGCGCCCGCCGGGATGACATCCACGCCATGTTCGAGCTGCACATCGAGCAGGGGCCCATCCTGGAGGCCGAGGACGTCGACATCGGCGTCGTGACCCACGGGCAGGGCCTGTCGTGGACGCAGGTGACCGTCACCGGCAAGGACAGCCACACCGGCTCCACCCCGATGCCGATGCGCCGCGACGCGGGCCTCGGCATGGCGCGCATCCTGGAGGCGGTGAACGCCATCGCGCTGAGCCACGCCCCCCACGCGGTCGGCGCGGCGGGCCACATCGACGTGCACCCCAACTCGCGCAACGTGATTCCGGGCAAAGTCGTCTTTACGGTCGACTTCCGCTCGCCCGACCTCGCGGTGATCGAGGACATGGAGGCGCGGCTGAAGGCGGAGGCCGAGCGCATCTGCGGCGAGATGGGCCTTGGGGTCGAGCTGGAGAAGGTCGGCGGCTTCGACCCTGTCGCCTTCGACGAGGGCTGCGTCGCCGCCGTGCGCGCCGCGGCCGAGCGGCTGGGCCACTCCCACCGCGACATCATCTCGGGCGCCGGCCACGATGCCTGCTGGATCAACCGGGTCGCGCCCACGGCCATGATCATGTGCCCCTGCGTCGACGGCCTGAGCCACAACGAGGCCGAGGAGATCAGCCGGGAGTGGGCGCAGGCGGGCACCGACGTGCTGCTGGGCGCGGTGCTGGAATCGGCCGAGGTGGTGTCTTGA
- the hydA gene encoding dihydropyrimidinase produces the protein MSKVIKNGTIVTADRQWKADVLVEGETIVEIGEGLRGDETIDASDAYVMPGGIDPHTHLEMPFMGTTAAETFESGTFAAAAGGTTMLVDFCLPGEDGSLLSALDAWDRKSERQICTDISYHMAITGWNERIWSEMETVVRERGVNTFKHFMAYKGALMVEDDEMFASFRRCAELGALPLVHAENGDIVAAKQEQLLADGITGPEGHAYSRPPEVEGEAANRAIMIADAAGVPLYIVHVSCEQAHEAIRRARQKGMRVYGEPLIQHLTLDETEYFDKDWQYAARRVMSPPFRSKDHQDSLWAGLASGSLQVVATDHAAFSDEQKRMGVDDFTRIPNGTGGLEERMGVLWTQGVETGRLTPEEFVAVTSTNIAKILNIYPMKGSITVGGHADIVVWDPSIHRTVSVNTQKSIIDYNVFEGMELKAAPRYTLSRGEVIWAWGQNSQPQPGRGKFVRRPPFASAAKALSRWKALNTPRKIERDPMNIPAGV, from the coding sequence ATGAGCAAAGTCATCAAGAACGGCACGATCGTCACCGCCGACCGCCAGTGGAAGGCCGACGTGCTCGTCGAGGGCGAGACCATCGTCGAGATCGGCGAAGGCTTGCGCGGCGACGAGACCATCGACGCCTCGGACGCCTACGTCATGCCCGGCGGCATCGACCCGCACACCCACCTGGAGATGCCCTTCATGGGCACCACCGCGGCCGAGACCTTCGAGAGCGGCACCTTCGCCGCCGCCGCTGGGGGCACCACCATGCTGGTCGACTTCTGCCTGCCCGGCGAGGACGGCTCGCTCCTGTCCGCGCTGGATGCGTGGGACCGGAAGTCCGAGCGGCAGATCTGCACCGACATCTCCTACCACATGGCGATCACCGGCTGGAACGAGCGCATCTGGTCCGAGATGGAGACCGTGGTGCGCGAGCGGGGCGTCAACACCTTCAAGCACTTTATGGCCTACAAGGGCGCGCTGATGGTCGAGGACGACGAGATGTTCGCGTCGTTCCGCCGCTGCGCCGAGCTGGGCGCCCTGCCCCTGGTCCACGCCGAGAACGGCGACATCGTGGCGGCCAAGCAGGAGCAGCTGCTCGCCGACGGCATCACCGGCCCCGAGGGCCACGCCTACTCGCGCCCTCCGGAGGTCGAGGGCGAGGCCGCGAACCGCGCCATCATGATCGCGGATGCCGCCGGCGTGCCGCTCTACATCGTCCACGTCTCCTGCGAGCAGGCCCACGAGGCGATCCGCCGCGCGCGCCAGAAGGGCATGCGTGTCTACGGCGAGCCGCTGATCCAGCACCTGACGCTCGACGAGACCGAGTATTTCGACAAGGACTGGCAGTACGCCGCGCGCCGGGTGATGAGCCCGCCGTTCCGCTCCAAGGACCACCAGGACTCCCTCTGGGCCGGCCTTGCCTCGGGCTCGCTGCAGGTGGTCGCCACCGACCACGCCGCCTTCTCGGACGAGCAGAAGCGCATGGGGGTCGACGACTTCACCCGCATCCCCAACGGCACCGGCGGGCTGGAGGAGCGCATGGGCGTGCTCTGGACGCAGGGCGTCGAGACCGGGCGCCTGACGCCCGAGGAGTTCGTGGCCGTCACCTCCACCAACATCGCCAAGATCCTGAACATCTACCCCATGAAGGGCAGCATCACCGTGGGCGGCCATGCCGACATCGTGGTCTGGGATCCGTCGATCCACCGGACCGTCTCGGTGAACACCCAGAAGTCGATCATCGACTACAACGTGTTCGAGGGCATGGAGCTGAAGGCCGCCCCCCGCTACACCCTGTCCCGCGGCGAGGTGATCTGGGCCTGGGGCCAGAACTCGCAGCCCCAGCCGGGGCGGGGGAAATTCGTTCGGCGGCCGCCGTTCGCATCGGCGGCGAAGGCGCTGTCGAGGTGGAAGGCGCTGAACACGCCGAGGAAGATCGAGCGCGATCCGATGAACATTCCGGCGGGGGTTTGA
- a CDS encoding VOC family protein, whose product MPPEAVLESALYADDLAAAKRFYGGLLGMERIVEVEGRHVFFRCGEGVVLIFDPAATERPPREGALPVPPHGARGPGHLCFRADGPALDEWRTRLEMSGVAIEADFAWPNGARSIYVRDPAGNSIEFAEGKLWQT is encoded by the coding sequence GTGCCCCCCGAAGCCGTCCTTGAAAGCGCTCTCTATGCCGACGACCTCGCGGCCGCGAAGCGCTTCTACGGCGGCCTGCTCGGGATGGAACGAATTGTGGAGGTCGAGGGGCGGCACGTGTTCTTCCGCTGCGGCGAGGGCGTGGTGCTGATCTTCGACCCTGCCGCCACCGAACGGCCCCCGCGCGAGGGCGCGCTTCCGGTCCCGCCCCACGGGGCACGGGGGCCGGGTCACCTTTGCTTCCGGGCGGACGGGCCGGCGCTGGACGAATGGCGCACGCGGCTGGAGATGTCGGGCGTCGCCATCGAAGCCGACTTCGCATGGCCGAACGGCGCGCGCTCGATCTACGTGCGCGACCCGGCGGGCAACAGCATCGAGTTCGCGGAAGGTAAGCTATGGCAGACGTGA
- a CDS encoding ABC transporter ATP-binding protein: protein MADVNPVVSAQSLDLTFQTGDGPVDALRDVSLDVAPGEFVSFIGPSGCGKTTFLRCVAALETPTGGTLAVNGMTPDEARRARAYGYVFQAAGLYPWRTIGRNVTLPLEIMGFSKAERRERMRRVLELVELGGFENKYPWQLSGGMQQRASIARALGFDADLLLMDEPFGALDEIVRDRLNEELLRLWARTQKTILFVTHSIPEAVYLSTKIVVMSPRPGRITDVIDSPLPTERPLDIRDTPEFLAVAHRVREGLREGMEAA from the coding sequence ATGGCAGACGTGAACCCGGTGGTATCGGCCCAATCCCTCGACCTCACCTTCCAGACCGGCGACGGCCCCGTCGACGCACTGCGCGACGTCTCCCTCGACGTGGCCCCCGGCGAGTTCGTCTCCTTCATCGGACCCTCGGGCTGCGGCAAGACCACGTTCCTGCGCTGCGTGGCGGCCCTCGAGACCCCCACCGGCGGCACCCTCGCGGTCAACGGCATGACCCCCGACGAGGCCCGCCGCGCGCGCGCCTACGGCTACGTGTTCCAGGCTGCCGGGCTCTACCCGTGGCGCACCATCGGGCGGAACGTCACGCTCCCGCTGGAGATCATGGGCTTCTCCAAGGCCGAGCGCCGCGAGCGGATGCGCCGGGTGCTGGAGCTGGTCGAGCTGGGGGGCTTCGAGAACAAGTATCCCTGGCAGCTCTCGGGCGGCATGCAGCAGCGCGCCTCGATCGCCCGGGCCCTCGGCTTCGACGCCGACCTCCTGCTGATGGACGAGCCCTTCGGCGCCCTCGACGAGATCGTGCGCGACCGCCTCAACGAGGAGTTGCTGCGGCTCTGGGCGCGCACGCAGAAGACCATCCTCTTCGTAACCCACTCGATCCCCGAGGCGGTGTACCTGAGCACCAAGATCGTGGTCATGTCCCCGCGCCCCGGGCGCATCACCGACGTGATCGACTCGCCGCTGCCGACGGAGCGCCCCCTCGACATCCGCGACACGCCCGAGTTCCTCGCCGTCGCCCACCGCGTCCGCGAAGGGCTGCGCGAGGGGATGGAGGCGGCATGA